One genomic region from Pseudomonas sp. R5-89-07 encodes:
- a CDS encoding amino acid ABC transporter permease, giving the protein MAIDSFPVLSALLQWSPALVAGFGQNILISLLAIAIGSVLGLLIGALALSPLGFVARLWVQVFRNAPWLVLIYFTTYVFPFEIRIGSSYVSFPDWVKVTLGLALPASANVAEIFRGAIGSIPSTQWEAARSLAFTRGQLFRSIILPQCFKRMLPPWMNLYAVVTMGTALASLVGVHDVIDTAQIASNTVNMTGFTVVIYLSLLVLFFAYCYPISRLTQHLERRYAFY; this is encoded by the coding sequence ATGGCCATTGATTCATTCCCGGTGCTGTCGGCCTTGCTGCAATGGTCACCGGCGCTGGTGGCCGGGTTTGGCCAGAACATTCTGATCAGCCTGCTGGCGATTGCCATCGGTTCGGTGCTGGGCCTGTTGATCGGCGCACTGGCGCTGTCGCCCCTGGGGTTCGTCGCGCGGCTGTGGGTGCAAGTATTTCGCAATGCGCCGTGGCTGGTGCTGATCTATTTCACCACCTATGTGTTTCCGTTCGAGATCCGCATCGGCAGCAGCTACGTGTCGTTTCCCGATTGGGTCAAGGTCACCCTCGGCCTGGCGTTGCCGGCCAGTGCCAACGTGGCGGAGATCTTCCGCGGCGCCATCGGTTCGATCCCCAGCACCCAGTGGGAAGCAGCGCGCTCGCTGGCCTTCACCCGTGGCCAGTTGTTCCGCTCGATCATCCTGCCGCAGTGCTTCAAGCGCATGTTGCCGCCCTGGATGAACCTGTACGCGGTGGTCACCATGGGCACCGCACTGGCCTCGCTGGTGGGGGTGCATGACGTGATCGACACCGCGCAGATCGCCAGCAACACGGTGAACATGACCGGTTTCACGGTGGTGATCTACCTGAGCCTGTTGGTGCTGTTCTTTGCCTATTGCTACCCGATCTCACGACTCACCCAACACCTGGAGCGCCGTTATGCCTTCTATTGA
- the ggt gene encoding gamma-glutamyltransferase gives MKYQPFSRTLIATALVLTVSGVHAASQAPVAGENGMVVTAQHLATQVGVDVLKAGGNAVDAAVAVGYALAVVYPAAGNLGGGGFMTVQLADGRKTFLDFREKAPLAATADMYLDKDGNVVEGLSAKGHLAVGVPGTVSGMELALSKYGTLKRAQVIAPAIKLAEHGFALEQGDIDLLHTATGEFEKDQDLRGIFLHNGQPMQVGQTLAQKDLAKTLKEISAKGSDGFYKGWVAKALVDSSQAGKGLITQADLDTYKTRELAPIECDYRGYHVVSAPPPSSGGVVICQIMNILEGYPMADLGYHSAQGLHYQIEAMRHAYVDRNSYLGDPDFVKNPIAHLLDKNYAAKLRDAIEPHKAGDSQAIKPGVSPHEGNNTTHYSIVDTWGNAVSVTYTLNDWFGAGVMASKTGVILNDEMDDFTVKVGVPNMYGLVQGEANAIAPGKAPLSSMSPTIVTKDGKAVMVVGTPGGSRIITATLLTILNVIDYKMNIQEAVDAPRFHQQWMPDTTNLETFAVSPDTQKILESWGHKFAGPQDANHLAAILVGAPALGGKPVGNNRFYGANDPRRNTGLSLGY, from the coding sequence ATGAAATACCAACCCTTCAGCCGCACCCTGATTGCCACCGCGCTGGTGTTGACGGTCAGTGGCGTACACGCCGCTTCCCAGGCCCCGGTGGCCGGTGAAAATGGCATGGTGGTCACCGCCCAGCATCTGGCGACACAGGTGGGCGTGGACGTGCTCAAGGCCGGCGGCAATGCGGTGGATGCGGCGGTGGCGGTGGGCTATGCGCTGGCCGTGGTGTACCCGGCGGCGGGCAACCTGGGCGGCGGCGGGTTCATGACCGTGCAACTGGCGGATGGGCGCAAGACCTTCCTCGACTTCCGCGAAAAAGCCCCGCTGGCAGCCACGGCCGATATGTACCTGGACAAGGACGGCAATGTTGTCGAAGGCCTGAGCGCCAAGGGCCACCTGGCCGTTGGGGTGCCTGGCACGGTCTCCGGCATGGAGTTGGCCCTGAGCAAGTACGGCACCCTCAAGCGCGCCCAGGTGATTGCGCCGGCGATCAAGCTGGCCGAACACGGTTTTGCCCTGGAGCAGGGTGATATCGACCTGCTGCACACCGCTACCGGTGAGTTTGAAAAGGACCAGGACCTGCGCGGTATCTTTCTGCACAACGGCCAACCGATGCAGGTCGGCCAGACGCTGGCGCAAAAAGACCTGGCCAAGACCCTCAAGGAGATTTCCGCCAAGGGCAGCGATGGTTTCTACAAAGGCTGGGTCGCCAAGGCATTGGTCGATTCCAGCCAGGCGGGCAAGGGCCTGATCACCCAGGCTGACCTGGACACGTACAAGACCCGCGAACTGGCGCCCATCGAGTGCGATTACCGCGGCTACCACGTGGTCTCGGCACCGCCGCCAAGCTCCGGTGGCGTGGTGATCTGCCAGATCATGAATATCCTCGAGGGCTACCCGATGGCGGACCTGGGCTATCACTCGGCCCAGGGCCTGCACTACCAGATCGAAGCGATGCGCCACGCCTATGTGGACCGCAACAGTTACCTCGGCGACCCGGATTTCGTGAAGAACCCGATCGCGCACCTGCTGGATAAAAACTACGCGGCTAAACTGCGCGACGCCATCGAGCCACACAAGGCCGGGGATTCCCAGGCGATCAAGCCGGGTGTGTCGCCCCATGAAGGCAACAACACCACGCACTATTCCATCGTCGACACCTGGGGCAACGCCGTTTCCGTCACCTACACCCTCAACGACTGGTTCGGTGCGGGCGTGATGGCGAGCAAGACCGGGGTGATCCTCAACGATGAAATGGACGACTTCACCGTCAAGGTCGGCGTGCCGAACATGTATGGCCTGGTCCAGGGTGAAGCCAATGCCATCGCACCGGGCAAGGCGCCGCTGTCGTCGATGAGCCCGACCATCGTCACCAAGGATGGCAAGGCGGTGATGGTGGTGGGCACGCCGGGCGGCAGTCGCATCATCACCGCGACCTTGCTGACCATCCTGAATGTCATCGACTACAAGATGAACATTCAGGAGGCCGTGGACGCGCCGCGTTTCCACCAGCAGTGGATGCCTGACACCACCAACCTCGAAACCTTTGCGGTCAGCCCGGACACCCAGAAGATCCTCGAAAGCTGGGGCCACAAGTTTGCAGGGCCGCAGGATGCCAACCACCTGGCCGCCATCCTGGTGGGCGCCCCGGCGCTGGGTGGCAAGCCGGTGGGCAACAACCGCTTCTATGGTGCGAATGACCCACGGCGTAACACTGGGCTGTCGTTGGGTTACTGA
- a CDS encoding NUDIX hydrolase, translated as MRERKAARLLVISPSNEVLLFRFVHKEGALAGDNYWATPGGGVEAGETFAAAAVRELREETGLTVDSVQSSVAERSFPLRLPSGETVLAIERYFIVQAPNEAVSRAEWTEQEAQVMADHRWWSAQALRSTNETVWPQALAEMLVQAGVFHQSAP; from the coding sequence ATGCGCGAGCGCAAGGCAGCACGCCTACTGGTAATAAGCCCCTCGAACGAGGTACTGCTTTTCAGGTTTGTTCACAAGGAAGGCGCCCTGGCCGGGGACAATTACTGGGCTACGCCCGGCGGAGGCGTTGAAGCGGGCGAAACCTTCGCAGCTGCGGCGGTTCGTGAGCTGCGCGAGGAAACCGGCCTCACAGTCGACAGTGTTCAGTCTTCTGTCGCCGAGCGCAGCTTCCCGTTGAGGCTACCGAGCGGCGAAACGGTGCTGGCGATTGAACGCTATTTCATCGTGCAGGCGCCGAACGAGGCGGTGTCCCGTGCCGAATGGACGGAACAGGAAGCCCAGGTAATGGCTGACCATCGCTGGTGGTCTGCCCAGGCACTGCGCTCGACCAATGAAACGGTATGGCCGCAAGCGTTGGCCGAGATGCTGGTGCAGGCCGGGGTCTTTCATCAGTCTGCGCCTTGA
- a CDS encoding aminotransferase class I/II-fold pyridoxal phosphate-dependent enzyme: MTVRLSQRVQRVSLSANATAKSRATELREAGRDILDLTTGEPDFDTPQPVKLAAYAAIAGGATKYTPTPGVKALRIAVRRKLAEENHLDYPLASIVIANGAKQIIFNAFAATLDDGDEVLVPTPYWPSFPDSVRFNGGEPVLIECGLEQGCKLLPAQLERHVNPRTRWLILNSPGNPSGAVYSEAELTALAEVLRRYPQVLILLDELYEHIRFDGRPVQNLLNVAPDLQARCLLVGGVSKTYAMTGWRIGFGAGPQTLTDAMVVVQSQSTSGASSVGQAAALAAYSGGLDFLAEQVATYQLRRDRLVQALRQVDGLEVLEPQGGFFVFVRCAGLLGRLRPDGLRIDNDADVVAWLLEQGVAVVAGSGYGLSPWFRLSIATATDSVAEAARRIASACGQLQ; encoded by the coding sequence ATGACTGTGCGCCTGTCCCAACGCGTGCAACGGGTGTCGCTGTCGGCCAACGCCACCGCCAAATCCCGCGCGACCGAACTGCGCGAGGCCGGGCGCGATATCCTCGACCTCACCACCGGCGAGCCGGATTTCGACACGCCGCAACCTGTCAAGCTGGCCGCCTATGCAGCCATTGCAGGCGGCGCCACCAAGTACACGCCGACGCCGGGCGTGAAGGCCTTGCGCATTGCGGTACGGCGCAAGTTGGCCGAGGAGAATCACCTCGACTATCCGCTGGCATCGATTGTGATCGCCAATGGCGCCAAGCAGATCATCTTCAATGCCTTCGCCGCTACCCTGGATGACGGCGACGAAGTGCTGGTGCCGACGCCGTACTGGCCATCGTTCCCGGACAGCGTGCGCTTCAACGGCGGCGAGCCGGTGTTGATCGAATGTGGATTGGAGCAGGGTTGCAAGCTGCTGCCGGCCCAACTGGAACGGCACGTCAACCCACGCACGCGCTGGTTGATCCTTAACAGTCCGGGCAACCCCAGTGGCGCGGTGTACAGCGAAGCCGAGCTGACCGCGTTGGCCGAGGTGCTGCGCCGCTATCCGCAGGTGCTGATCCTGCTGGACGAACTGTATGAACACATTCGTTTTGACGGCCGCCCGGTGCAGAACCTGTTGAATGTGGCCCCGGACCTGCAAGCGCGTTGCCTGCTGGTAGGTGGGGTGTCCAAGACCTATGCCATGACCGGCTGGCGTATCGGCTTCGGCGCGGGGCCGCAAACCCTTACCGACGCCATGGTGGTGGTGCAATCGCAGTCCACTTCCGGCGCTTCCTCGGTGGGCCAGGCCGCCGCGTTGGCGGCGTATTCCGGCGGGCTGGATTTTCTCGCAGAACAGGTCGCCACTTACCAGTTGCGTCGGGACCGGCTGGTCCAGGCGCTGAGGCAGGTTGACGGCCTGGAAGTCCTTGAGCCCCAAGGCGGCTTCTTCGTCTTTGTGCGCTGCGCCGGGCTGCTGGGACGCCTGCGCCCGGATGGCCTGCGTATCGACAACGACGCCGACGTCGTCGCCTGGCTGCTGGAGCAGGGCGTGGCGGTGGTGGCGGGCAGCGGCTATGGCCTGTCACCGTGGTTTCGCCTGTCCATCGCCACGGCGACTGACAGCGTGGCTGAAGCCGCGCGACGTATCGCCAGCGCGTGCGGGCAGTTGCAATGA
- a CDS encoding TetR/AcrR family transcriptional regulator: MSENAREAILEDAKIAAQHFGYSGINFRSIGETVGIKNASIYYHFPSKADLGAAVAKRYWEDTAHVLDAIHRETPEPRECLRRYPSIFRTSLENGNRLCLSSFMAAEYQGLPEPVKQEVVTFADINVAWLAARLSELKLGDEDTCQRRARAIYTAIAGAQLIARTRADIGLYDELVQSYQEAGLLPV, encoded by the coding sequence GTGAGCGAAAACGCACGAGAAGCCATTCTGGAAGATGCAAAAATCGCGGCGCAGCATTTCGGCTACAGCGGCATCAACTTTCGCAGCATCGGCGAAACGGTGGGGATCAAGAACGCCAGTATCTATTACCACTTCCCGAGCAAGGCCGACCTCGGCGCGGCAGTCGCCAAACGCTATTGGGAAGACACCGCCCACGTGCTCGACGCGATCCACCGCGAAACGCCTGAGCCGCGCGAATGCCTGCGGCGCTACCCGAGCATTTTTCGAACCTCACTCGAAAACGGTAACCGGTTGTGCCTGTCCAGCTTCATGGCGGCGGAATACCAGGGCCTGCCGGAGCCGGTGAAGCAAGAAGTCGTCACGTTCGCCGATATCAACGTGGCGTGGCTGGCCGCACGGCTGAGCGAGCTCAAGCTGGGCGATGAAGACACGTGCCAGCGCCGCGCCCGTGCGATTTACACCGCCATCGCCGGCGCACAATTGATCGCTCGCACCCGGGCGGATATTGGTTTGTATGATGAACTGGTGCAGAGCTATCAGGAGGCGGGGTTGTTGCCGGTGTGA
- a CDS encoding cysteine hydrolase family protein: MDPLAMNAALVIIDMQKGMAGASLGRRNNPDTERHIEQLLGAWRQAQRPVIHVRHISRSPGSVFWPGQPGCEFQDALQPLAHEQVMEKNVPDAFTATGLERWLHTRSIRQVVIVGVITNNSVEATARSAGNLGFDVIVVADACFTFDQADLSGRLWPAQDVHALSLSNLAMDYARIVQTQALLG, encoded by the coding sequence ATGGATCCGTTAGCGATGAACGCGGCGCTGGTGATCATCGACATGCAAAAAGGCATGGCCGGCGCCTCGCTTGGCCGGCGCAATAACCCAGACACTGAGCGGCACATAGAGCAACTTCTTGGCGCATGGCGCCAGGCGCAACGCCCGGTTATCCATGTGCGGCATATCTCTCGTTCGCCTGGCTCGGTGTTCTGGCCAGGACAGCCCGGCTGCGAATTCCAGGACGCGCTGCAGCCCCTCGCGCATGAACAGGTAATGGAAAAAAACGTTCCGGATGCATTTACCGCCACGGGGCTGGAGCGCTGGCTGCACACGCGCTCGATCAGGCAAGTGGTGATCGTTGGCGTCATTACCAACAACTCCGTCGAGGCAACGGCACGCTCGGCTGGCAACCTGGGCTTTGACGTGATCGTGGTCGCGGACGCCTGCTTCACCTTCGACCAGGCTGACCTGTCGGGCCGGCTATGGCCTGCGCAAGACGTGCATGCGCTGTCGCTGAGTAACCTGGCGATGGACTATGCCAGGATAGTCCAGACCCAAGCGCTGCTGGGCTGA
- a CDS encoding amino acid ABC transporter permease has translation MMELLVHWAADIGLNYNFLLDAYQRGSLVQGALTTALLCLFTVIGSLLAGISLAALLTSGNPWLARPARVFIEVTRNTPTLVQLYCAFLVLNMLLTQAVGAANPLTPFAWVVIVISLHKGAFHAEALRAGIEAVPAVTLEAASSLAFSRRQLLWNVQLPLALRFALPSLINNLIDLVKMTAVASAIAVGDITYAAIMIWTQSDNVLELMILILGFFGLLSFIVNCVGRWLEARLRMPGYGH, from the coding sequence ATGATGGAACTCTTGGTGCACTGGGCCGCCGACATCGGCCTGAACTACAACTTCCTGCTCGACGCCTACCAGCGCGGCTCCTTGGTGCAGGGTGCGTTGACCACCGCTTTGCTGTGCCTGTTCACTGTCATTGGCAGCCTGCTGGCGGGCATCAGCCTGGCGGCATTGCTCACCTCGGGCAACCCGTGGTTGGCCAGGCCTGCGCGGGTATTCATCGAAGTTACGCGCAATACACCCACCCTGGTGCAGCTGTACTGTGCGTTCCTGGTGCTGAACATGCTGCTGACCCAGGCGGTCGGCGCGGCCAACCCGCTGACGCCGTTCGCCTGGGTGGTGATCGTGATTTCCCTGCACAAGGGCGCGTTTCATGCCGAAGCCTTGCGCGCCGGCATCGAGGCGGTGCCCGCCGTGACGCTGGAGGCCGCCAGTTCCCTGGCCTTCAGCCGCCGCCAATTGCTGTGGAACGTGCAACTGCCGCTGGCGTTGCGCTTTGCCTTGCCGTCGCTGATCAACAACCTGATCGACCTGGTGAAAATGACCGCCGTGGCCTCGGCCATTGCGGTGGGCGATATCACCTACGCGGCGATCATGATCTGGACCCAGAGCGACAACGTGCTGGAGCTGATGATCCTGATCCTGGGCTTTTTCGGCCTGTTGAGTTTTATCGTCAATTGCGTGGGGCGCTGGCTTGAAGCGCGCCTGAGGATGCCCGGCTATGGCCATTGA
- a CDS encoding cysteine dioxygenase: MSTENRAAVIEAFLQQIRVINQRGVDRAALAEIVGLLERLAERRDLFNFDHFPAPVPGQGSTAFRYRLNDDGDTPTLYLNSLLPGKSTIPHNHETWAIISAIEGQEINYVYARNDEGREPGFTSLTLEKEVIVQPGTSISFLGEDLHGIKVEGEQATLHFHLYGLPLESLNGRYGVEADGRILNYNASQMAPSIRAY; the protein is encoded by the coding sequence ATGAGTACCGAGAACCGTGCCGCCGTCATCGAAGCGTTTTTGCAACAGATCCGCGTGATCAACCAGCGTGGCGTAGACCGCGCGGCGCTGGCAGAAATCGTTGGGCTGCTGGAGCGCCTGGCCGAACGCCGCGACCTGTTCAACTTCGACCATTTCCCCGCACCGGTGCCGGGGCAGGGCAGCACGGCGTTCCGTTATCGCCTCAACGATGACGGCGACACGCCGACCCTGTACCTGAACTCGCTGTTGCCGGGCAAAAGTACAATCCCGCACAACCACGAGACCTGGGCGATCATCAGCGCGATTGAAGGCCAGGAGATCAACTACGTCTATGCGCGCAACGACGAGGGCCGCGAACCGGGCTTCACCAGCCTGACCCTGGAAAAAGAAGTGATCGTGCAGCCGGGCACTTCGATCTCTTTTCTTGGCGAAGATCTGCACGGGATCAAGGTTGAAGGCGAGCAGGCGACCTTGCACTTCCATCTCTACGGCTTGCCCCTGGAATCGTTGAATGGCCGTTACGGCGTGGAAGCGGACGGCCGCATCCTCAACTACAACGCCTCGCAGATGGCGCCGTCGATTCGCGCCTACTGA
- a CDS encoding amino acid ABC transporter ATP-binding protein: MPSIEPLVSLRDVHLSFGDNPVLKGIDLEVLRGQAVSIIGPSGSGKSTILRCITGLLQPQRGIIRVGQTQVETLAQEAQRIALRKRVGFVFQQYNLFPHLSVLENLVIAPRKVLGRNRADAEKDARALLAKVRMEHKADAYPGQLSGGQQQRVAIARALAMRPELILFDEVTSALDPETVGEVLTVIRELTEEGMTCVLVTHEMRFAEEISDVVYFTENGVIVEHGSAVQIFQNPASERTQTFLRHALGDSGRRGPTVHDPYLLANLSRYSLSV; this comes from the coding sequence ATGCCTTCTATTGAACCGCTGGTGAGCCTGCGCGATGTGCACCTGTCGTTTGGTGACAACCCGGTGCTCAAGGGTATTGACCTGGAAGTGCTGCGCGGCCAGGCGGTCTCTATCATCGGCCCGTCGGGCTCGGGCAAATCCACGATTCTGCGCTGCATCACCGGGCTGTTGCAGCCCCAGCGCGGCATCATCCGCGTGGGCCAGACGCAGGTCGAAACGCTGGCGCAGGAAGCCCAGCGCATCGCACTGCGCAAGCGCGTCGGCTTTGTCTTCCAGCAATACAACTTGTTCCCGCACTTGTCGGTGCTGGAAAACCTGGTGATCGCCCCGCGCAAGGTGCTCGGGCGCAACCGTGCCGATGCGGAAAAGGACGCGCGGGCGCTGCTGGCCAAGGTGCGCATGGAGCACAAAGCTGATGCTTACCCTGGCCAACTGTCCGGTGGTCAGCAGCAGCGCGTGGCGATCGCGCGTGCCCTGGCGATGCGACCGGAGCTGATTCTGTTCGATGAAGTGACCTCGGCACTCGACCCGGAAACCGTCGGCGAAGTGCTGACAGTGATCCGCGAGCTCACCGAGGAAGGCATGACGTGCGTGCTTGTCACTCACGAAATGCGCTTCGCCGAAGAGATCAGCGATGTCGTGTACTTCACCGAAAACGGTGTGATTGTCGAGCACGGCAGCGCCGTACAGATCTTCCAGAACCCGGCCAGCGAGCGCACCCAGACGTTCCTGCGCCATGCCCTGGGCGATTCGGGGCGCCGTGGCCCGACTGTCCACGACCCCTACCTGCTGGCCAATTTGAGCCGTTACAGCCTGTCTGTCTGA
- the metC gene encoding cystathionine beta-lyase: MSQTITPHQLQQWLFDRQEIAVFDVREHGQYGEAHLFHGVNLPYSRLELEARRLAPNPQVRLVIYDQDGGEVARSAATRLQALGYSRVHVLERGADGWQAAGLQLFAGVHVPSKAFGELVEAASHTPHITARQLAEWQARGEPLVLLDGRPFEEYRKMTIPGSICCPNGELGYRVHDLVPDDSTPIVINCAGRTRSIIGAQTLINLGLKNPIYALENGTQGWYLEDFPLEHGSTRRYAEHVSPDLGRQRQAAGQLAERAGVEQVSADQVRQWADDTQRSLFLCDVRTLEEFVAGSLPGAQHTPGGQLIQATDLYIGVRQARVVVVDSEGVRAPIVASWLRQLGHHAYVLKGGIDSGLALPTAQPVAYEPLPLISAAALALALNDVDLVDLRPSMAYRQGHIAGARWSIRSRLKPDHRPLVLVADDPALAAFAAQGRSARLLDGGFAAWAAAGLPVHAGPHTLPDEQCIDFLFFTHDRHSGNKDAARQYLAWEIGLLAQMSTAEIASLKPLAPVSRVRTRLIHAARTEKGHGGRAVNVPITRLSTVLFDNLAQMRDARARRDSERVLSYGARGNPTAHALEDLVTELEGGHRTRLYGTGLAAAAQVFLAYLRPGDHVLITDAVYSPVRKLAREFLQPFGVEVSYFSPDGQGLENQLRANTRLVYAEVPGSLLYELCDLPAMAALCKPRGILLAVDNTWGSGYLYRPLALGADISIMALTKYLGGHSDVMMGSVCTTAAAWPALSRMSDTFGNAVSADDAYLILRGARTLASRLDVHERQAVQIAQWLQTQPQVKRVFHPALPEHPGHALWRRDFTGSNGLLSFEMVNADGGYLERFIDSLQLFGLGASWGGYESLVTVADTQDRDSAADRGLNPVVRLHIGLEDVAALLEDLQRGFALASVP, from the coding sequence ATGAGCCAGACCATCACCCCGCATCAACTGCAGCAATGGCTGTTCGACAGGCAGGAAATCGCGGTATTCGACGTGCGCGAACACGGGCAATACGGCGAGGCCCACCTGTTTCACGGGGTGAACCTGCCCTACAGCCGCCTGGAGCTGGAAGCACGCCGCCTGGCGCCCAATCCGCAGGTGCGCCTGGTGATCTACGACCAGGACGGCGGGGAGGTCGCAAGGTCAGCGGCGACGCGGTTGCAGGCGCTGGGCTACAGCCGTGTGCATGTGCTGGAGCGCGGGGCCGATGGCTGGCAGGCGGCCGGCCTGCAGCTGTTCGCTGGGGTGCATGTGCCGTCCAAGGCCTTCGGCGAGTTGGTCGAAGCGGCCAGCCACACACCCCACATCACCGCGCGGCAACTGGCCGAGTGGCAGGCGCGGGGCGAACCGCTGGTGCTGCTGGACGGGCGACCGTTCGAGGAGTACCGCAAGATGACCATTCCCGGTTCCATCTGCTGTCCCAATGGTGAGCTGGGCTATCGGGTGCATGACCTGGTGCCGGATGACAGCACCCCGATCGTCATCAACTGCGCCGGGCGGACCCGCAGCATTATCGGCGCGCAGACCTTGATCAACCTGGGGTTGAAGAACCCGATCTACGCGCTGGAAAACGGCACACAGGGCTGGTACCTGGAAGACTTCCCGCTGGAGCACGGCAGTACGCGGCGTTATGCCGAGCACGTCAGCCCGGACCTGGGCCGGCAGCGCCAGGCCGCAGGGCAGTTGGCTGAGCGGGCAGGGGTGGAACAGGTCTCTGCGGATCAGGTGCGCCAGTGGGCCGACGATACGCAACGCAGCCTGTTCCTGTGCGATGTGCGCACCCTGGAGGAGTTCGTCGCCGGCAGCTTGCCGGGCGCGCAACATACACCGGGGGGGCAGTTGATCCAGGCCACCGACCTTTACATCGGCGTGCGTCAGGCGCGGGTAGTCGTGGTGGACAGCGAGGGTGTGCGTGCGCCCATCGTCGCCAGTTGGCTGCGCCAGTTGGGGCATCACGCCTACGTATTGAAAGGCGGCATCGACAGTGGCCTGGCGTTGCCGACCGCCCAGCCGGTGGCGTATGAACCGCTGCCGTTGATCAGCGCCGCGGCCCTGGCGCTGGCATTGAATGATGTGGACCTGGTCGACCTGCGCCCCAGCATGGCGTATCGCCAAGGGCATATTGCCGGCGCCCGCTGGTCGATTCGTTCGCGACTCAAGCCGGATCATCGCCCCCTGGTGCTGGTGGCGGATGACCCCGCCCTGGCGGCCTTTGCCGCGCAGGGGCGCTCGGCACGCTTGCTCGACGGTGGTTTTGCGGCCTGGGCCGCGGCCGGTCTGCCGGTCCATGCAGGCCCTCACACGCTGCCCGACGAGCAATGCATCGACTTTCTGTTCTTCACTCACGACCGCCACAGCGGTAACAAGGACGCCGCGCGCCAGTACCTGGCCTGGGAAATCGGCCTGCTGGCGCAGATGAGCACGGCGGAAATCGCCAGCCTCAAGCCGTTGGCGCCGGTGTCGCGGGTGCGTACGCGGTTGATCCACGCCGCACGGACTGAAAAGGGCCACGGCGGCCGCGCGGTCAATGTGCCGATTACGCGTCTGAGTACGGTGCTGTTCGACAACCTGGCGCAGATGCGCGACGCCCGGGCCCGGCGTGACAGCGAGCGGGTGCTGAGTTACGGCGCGCGGGGCAACCCGACGGCCCACGCCCTGGAAGACCTAGTCACTGAGCTGGAAGGTGGCCATCGCACGCGGCTGTACGGCACGGGCCTGGCGGCGGCGGCCCAGGTGTTCCTGGCCTACCTGCGCCCCGGTGACCATGTGTTGATCACCGATGCGGTGTATTCACCGGTGCGCAAGCTGGCGCGGGAGTTTCTCCAGCCGTTCGGCGTCGAGGTGAGTTATTTCTCGCCCGACGGCCAGGGCCTGGAAAACCAGCTGCGGGCCAACACCCGGCTGGTCTACGCCGAGGTGCCGGGTTCGTTGTTGTATGAGCTGTGCGACCTGCCGGCGATGGCAGCGTTGTGCAAGCCTCGCGGGATCCTGCTGGCCGTCGATAACACCTGGGGCTCTGGCTACCTGTACCGGCCCCTGGCATTGGGTGCGGATATTTCGATCATGGCCCTGACCAAATACCTCGGCGGCCACAGCGACGTGATGATGGGCAGCGTGTGCACCACCGCGGCCGCCTGGCCGGCGCTGAGTCGAATGAGCGATACCTTTGGCAATGCGGTGAGCGCCGACGACGCCTACCTGATCCTGCGTGGCGCCCGCACCTTGGCGTCACGCCTGGACGTGCACGAACGCCAGGCGGTGCAGATCGCGCAGTGGTTGCAGACGCAACCGCAGGTCAAGCGGGTGTTTCATCCCGCGCTCCCCGAACATCCTGGGCATGCCCTCTGGCGCCGGGACTTCACTGGCAGCAATGGGCTGTTGTCGTTTGAGATGGTCAATGCAGACGGCGGCTACCTGGAACGTTTCATCGATAGCCTGCAGCTGTTTGGACTGGGCGCCTCATGGGGCGGCTACGAAAGCCTGGTCACCGTGGCCGACACCCAGGACCGCGACAGTGCGGCGGACCGTGGGTTGAACCCGGTGGTACGGCTGCATATCGGCCTGGAAGATGTGGCGGCCTTGCTCGAGGATTTGCAGCGTGGCTTTGCGTTGGCGTCCGTTCCATGA